From Pseudomonas sp. B21-028, one genomic window encodes:
- the rseP gene encoding sigma E protease regulator RseP gives MSALYMIVGTLVALGVLVTFHEFGHFWVARRCGVKVLRFSVGFGMPLLRWHDKKGTEFVVAAIPLGGYVKMLDEREGEVPADQLDQSFNRKTVRQRIAIVAAGPIANFLLAMVFFWALAILGSEQVRPVIGAVEAGSVAARAGLSAGQEIVAIDGEPTSGWAAVNLQLVRRLGESGSLQLMVREQGSTTDSPRELALDNWLKGADEPDPIRSLGIRPWRPALAPVLAELDPKGPAQAAGLKIGDRLLALDGQSVNDWQQVVDAVRVRPDTKIVLRVERDGASIDVPVSLAARGESKTPAGYLGAGVKAVDWPPEMIREVSFGPVAAIGEGARRTWTMSVLTLDSLKKMLFGELSVKNLSGPITIAKVAGASAQSGVADFLNFLAYLSISLGVLNLLPIPVLDGGHLLFYLIEWARGRPLSDRVQGWGIQIGISLVVGVMLLALVNDLGRL, from the coding sequence ATGAGCGCGCTCTATATGATTGTCGGCACCCTGGTGGCATTGGGTGTGCTGGTCACTTTTCACGAATTCGGTCATTTCTGGGTCGCCCGTCGCTGTGGCGTGAAGGTCCTGCGTTTTTCCGTCGGCTTCGGCATGCCCCTGCTGCGCTGGCATGACAAGAAGGGCACCGAATTCGTCGTGGCCGCCATACCGCTGGGCGGTTACGTGAAGATGCTCGACGAGCGTGAAGGCGAAGTGCCTGCCGATCAGCTCGATCAATCCTTCAATCGCAAGACTGTCCGGCAGCGTATCGCCATCGTGGCGGCGGGGCCGATCGCCAATTTCCTGCTGGCCATGGTGTTCTTCTGGGCGCTGGCCATATTGGGAAGCGAGCAGGTGCGTCCCGTCATTGGCGCGGTGGAGGCCGGCAGCGTTGCGGCCCGGGCCGGGCTGAGCGCAGGTCAGGAAATCGTTGCCATCGACGGCGAGCCGACTTCCGGCTGGGCTGCCGTCAATCTGCAACTCGTGCGTCGCCTGGGCGAAAGCGGCTCGTTGCAATTGATGGTGCGCGAGCAGGGCTCGACAACGGATTCTCCGCGGGAGCTGGCGCTGGATAATTGGCTCAAGGGGGCCGACGAGCCGGATCCGATCCGTTCCCTGGGCATCCGCCCCTGGCGTCCGGCGCTGGCGCCGGTGCTGGCCGAGCTCGATCCGAAGGGGCCGGCCCAGGCTGCCGGGCTCAAGATCGGTGATCGACTGTTGGCCCTTGATGGTCAATCGGTCAATGACTGGCAGCAGGTGGTCGACGCGGTTCGTGTACGTCCTGATACCAAAATTGTGCTGCGCGTCGAGCGCGACGGTGCTTCAATCGACGTCCCGGTGAGCCTGGCCGCCCGCGGCGAGAGCAAGACGCCGGCAGGTTACCTGGGGGCGGGCGTCAAGGCTGTCGACTGGCCGCCGGAGATGATCCGCGAGGTCAGCTTCGGCCCGGTTGCGGCGATTGGCGAGGGTGCGCGTCGTACCTGGACCATGAGTGTCCTGACCCTCGACTCACTGAAGAAAATGTTGTTCGGCGAGCTCTCGGTAAAAAACTTGAGTGGACCGATAACCATTGCTAAAGTGGCGGGCGCTTCTGCCCAGTCGGGCGTTGCTGATTTCCTGAATTTCCTTGCTTATCTGAGCATTAGCCTGGGGGTTCTGAATTTGCTGCCCATTCCGGTACTGGATGGGGGGCATCTGCTGTTCTATCTGATCGAGTGGGCGCGTGGTCGTCCCTTGTCGGATCGGGTTCAAGGTTGGGGGATACAGATCGGTATCAGCTTGGTGGTCGGGGTGATGTTGCTTGCCTTGGTCAACGATCTGGGTCGTCTGTAA
- the bamA gene encoding outer membrane protein assembly factor BamA gives MKRLLLTAVFTVLMIAEVHAESFTISDIRVNGLQRVSAGSVFGALPLNVGEQADDRRLVESTRALFKTGFFQDIQLGRDGNVLVITVVERPSVASIEIEGNKAISTEDLMKGLKQSGLAEGEIFQRATLEGVRNELQRQYVAQGRYSATVDTEVVPQPRNRVGLKVNINEGTVAAIQHINVVGNTVFPDEDLIDLFELKTTNWLSFFKNDDKYAREKLSGDLERLRSYYLDRGYINMDIASTQVSITPDKKHVYITVNVNEGEKYTVRDVKLSGDLKVPEDQVKSLLLVQKGQVFSRKLMTTTSELITRRLGNEGYTFANVNGVPQPHDEDHTVDITFAVDPGKRAYVNRINFRGNTKSEDEVLRREMRQMEGGWASTYLIDQSKTRLERLGFFKEVNVETPAVPGVDDQVDVNYSVEEQASGSITASVGFAQSAGLILGGSITQNNFLGTGNKVSVGLTRSEYQTRYNFGFVDPYWTADGVSLGYNAFYRTTDYDELDSDISSYAVDSYGVGANIGYPISETSRLTFGLTAQQDKINTGKYTVDEIFDFVNKEGDSYLNFKASAGWSESTLNKGVLATRGHSQSLVLETTTPGSDLSFFKLDYRGQLFQPLTDNYTMRLHTELGYGDGYGSTDGLPFYENYYAGGFNSVRGFKDSTLGPRSTPSRGTNPGTIRDPDQDPLPFGGNVLIQGGLEVLFPMPFVKDQRSLRTSVFWDVGNVFDSKCSDTTNSNGTKSNTQCNDISLSNMASSVGVGVTWVTALGPLSFALAMPIKKPDDAETQVFQFSLGQTF, from the coding sequence ATGAAACGTCTGCTGCTAACCGCGGTGTTTACCGTGTTGATGATCGCCGAAGTTCACGCCGAGTCCTTCACTATCTCTGATATTCGTGTCAACGGCCTCCAGCGGGTTTCCGCGGGTAGCGTCTTTGGTGCCTTGCCGTTGAACGTCGGCGAGCAGGCGGATGATCGGCGCCTGGTGGAGTCCACTCGTGCGCTGTTCAAGACCGGTTTCTTTCAGGATATCCAGCTGGGCCGTGACGGTAACGTCCTGGTCATCACGGTCGTCGAGCGGCCGTCAGTCGCCAGCATCGAGATCGAGGGCAACAAGGCGATCTCCACCGAAGACCTGATGAAAGGCCTCAAGCAGTCCGGCCTGGCCGAAGGCGAGATCTTCCAGCGCGCAACCCTCGAAGGCGTGCGTAACGAGCTGCAGCGCCAGTACGTCGCCCAGGGTCGCTATTCGGCCACCGTCGACACCGAAGTGGTGCCGCAGCCGCGCAACCGTGTCGGCCTCAAGGTCAACATCAACGAAGGCACCGTGGCGGCCATCCAGCACATCAACGTGGTGGGCAACACGGTTTTCCCCGATGAAGACCTGATCGACCTGTTCGAACTCAAGACCACCAACTGGCTGTCGTTCTTCAAGAACGATGACAAGTACGCCCGTGAAAAACTCTCCGGTGACCTGGAGCGCCTGCGTTCCTACTACCTGGATCGCGGCTACATCAACATGGACATCGCTTCGACCCAGGTGTCCATTACCCCGGACAAGAAGCACGTCTACATCACCGTCAACGTCAACGAAGGCGAGAAGTACACGGTTCGCGACGTCAAGCTCAGCGGTGACCTGAAGGTGCCTGAAGACCAGGTCAAGTCGCTGCTGCTGGTACAGAAAGGCCAGGTGTTCTCGCGCAAGCTGATGACCACCACGTCCGAGCTGATCACCCGTCGCCTGGGTAACGAAGGCTATACCTTCGCCAACGTCAACGGCGTGCCGCAGCCACACGATGAAGACCATACCGTCGACATCACCTTCGCCGTGGACCCGGGCAAGCGTGCCTATGTCAACCGCATCAACTTCCGTGGCAACACCAAGTCCGAGGACGAGGTGCTGCGTCGTGAAATGCGTCAGATGGAAGGTGGCTGGGCTTCGACCTACCTGATCGACCAGTCCAAGACCCGTCTGGAGCGCCTGGGCTTCTTCAAGGAAGTCAACGTCGAGACCCCGGCGGTACCGGGCGTCGATGACCAGGTCGATGTGAACTACAGCGTCGAAGAGCAGGCTTCCGGCTCGATCACCGCCAGTGTCGGTTTTGCCCAGAGCGCCGGCCTGATCCTCGGTGGTTCGATCACCCAGAACAACTTCCTGGGTACCGGTAACAAGGTCAGCGTCGGCCTGACCCGTAGCGAATACCAGACCCGCTACAACTTCGGTTTCGTGGACCCCTACTGGACTGCCGACGGTGTGAGCCTGGGCTACAACGCCTTCTATCGCACCACCGACTATGACGAGCTCGACTCCGATATCTCCAGCTATGCGGTGGACAGCTACGGTGTCGGCGCCAACATCGGCTATCCGATCAGCGAGACCTCGCGCCTGACGTTCGGTCTGACTGCCCAGCAGGACAAGATCAACACCGGTAAATACACCGTCGACGAGATCTTCGATTTCGTTAACAAGGAAGGCGACAGCTACCTGAACTTCAAGGCGTCCGCCGGCTGGTCCGAATCGACCCTGAACAAGGGCGTGCTGGCGACGCGTGGTCATTCCCAGAGCCTTGTCCTGGAAACGACGACCCCTGGCAGTGACCTGTCGTTCTTCAAACTCGATTATCGCGGCCAGCTGTTCCAGCCGCTGACTGACAACTACACCATGCGCCTGCATACCGAACTGGGCTATGGTGATGGCTACGGTTCGACCGACGGCTTGCCGTTCTACGAGAACTACTACGCAGGTGGTTTCAACTCGGTCCGTGGTTTCAAGGACAGTACCCTGGGACCACGCAGTACTCCGAGCCGGGGCACCAACCCGGGTACCATCCGCGACCCGGACCAGGATCCCCTGCCATTCGGTGGCAACGTACTCATCCAGGGTGGTCTCGAGGTTCTGTTCCCGATGCCGTTCGTCAAGGACCAACGTTCGCTGCGGACCTCGGTCTTCTGGGACGTGGGTAACGTCTTCGACTCCAAGTGCAGCGACACCACCAACTCTAACGGCACCAAGTCCAACACTCAGTGCAATGACATCAGCCTCAGCAACATGGCCAGTTCCGTTGGTGTAGGCGTGACGTGGGTGACCGCACTCGGTCCTTTGAGCTTCGCATTGGCGATGCCGATCAAGAAACCGGATGACGCTGAAACCCAAGTGTTCCAATTCTCCCTCGGCCAGACGTTCTAA
- a CDS encoding OmpH family outer membrane protein codes for MRKLTQLVLLATVLVAGPAFADMKIAVLNYQMALLESDAAKKYAVDAEKKFGPQLTKLKSLESSAKGIQDRLVAGGDKMAQGERERLELEFKQKARDFQFQSKELNEAKAVADREMLKQLKPKLDSAVEEVIKKGGFDLVFERGAVIDVKPQYDITRQVIERMNQLK; via the coding sequence GTGCGTAAGTTGACTCAATTGGTTCTCCTGGCGACCGTACTGGTCGCAGGTCCGGCTTTTGCCGACATGAAGATCGCCGTACTGAACTATCAGATGGCCTTGCTGGAATCCGACGCGGCGAAGAAATACGCCGTGGACGCGGAGAAAAAATTCGGCCCGCAACTGACCAAGCTCAAGAGCCTGGAAAGCAGTGCCAAAGGCATCCAGGATCGCCTGGTCGCCGGTGGCGACAAGATGGCCCAGGGCGAGCGCGAGCGTCTGGAGCTTGAATTCAAGCAAAAGGCCCGTGACTTCCAGTTCCAGTCCAAGGAGCTGAACGAAGCGAAAGCCGTTGCCGACCGTGAAATGCTCAAGCAGCTCAAGCCGAAGCTCGACAGCGCCGTGGAAGAAGTCATCAAGAAAGGTGGTTTTGACCTGGTGTTCGAGCGTGGCGCAGTGATCGATGTCAAGCCTCAGTACGACATCACGCGCCAGGTCATCGAGCGCATGAATCAGCTGAAGTAA
- the lpxD gene encoding UDP-3-O-(3-hydroxymyristoyl)glucosamine N-acyltransferase: MTATIKLGQLAEFLGATLRGDPEKAITGLATLQEAGPAQLSFLANPQYRKYLADSRAAALLLKAADAEGFAGDALIVPDPYLAYARISHLFDPKPKAAAGIHPSAVIAADAVVDPTASIGPFVVIESAARIGAGVTLGAHCFVGARSEIGEGGWLAPRVTLYHDVRIGKRVVIQSGAVLGGEGFGFANEKGIWQKIAQIGGVTVGDDVEIGVNTAIDRGALADTIIGNGVKLDNQIQIAHNVQVGDHTAMAACVGISGSTRIGKHCMLAGGVGLVGHIDICDNVFLTGMTMVTHSITEPGAYSSGTAMQPAAEWRKSAARIRQLDDIARRLRQLEKRVGDVTPGGNASSDG, encoded by the coding sequence ATGACAGCGACTATAAAACTCGGTCAGTTGGCCGAGTTCCTCGGAGCCACCCTGCGTGGCGACCCGGAGAAGGCAATTACTGGGCTAGCCACTTTGCAAGAGGCTGGCCCAGCTCAGTTGAGCTTCCTGGCAAATCCTCAGTATCGCAAATACCTGGCCGATAGCCGGGCCGCCGCGTTGTTGCTCAAGGCTGCCGATGCCGAAGGTTTTGCCGGCGACGCCCTGATCGTGCCCGATCCATACCTGGCGTATGCGCGGATTTCCCATCTGTTCGACCCCAAGCCCAAGGCGGCTGCCGGCATTCATCCCAGTGCGGTGATTGCGGCGGATGCGGTGGTCGACCCGACGGCCAGCATCGGTCCTTTCGTGGTCATCGAAAGCGCGGCGCGGATCGGTGCCGGTGTCACGCTGGGGGCTCATTGTTTCGTCGGGGCCCGTAGCGAGATCGGTGAAGGTGGCTGGCTGGCTCCCCGGGTCACCCTGTATCACGATGTGCGCATCGGCAAGCGCGTGGTGATCCAGTCCGGCGCGGTGCTGGGCGGTGAAGGATTCGGTTTCGCCAACGAGAAGGGCATCTGGCAGAAGATTGCCCAGATTGGTGGCGTCACCGTTGGCGATGACGTGGAGATCGGCGTCAATACCGCTATCGACCGCGGCGCGCTGGCTGACACCATCATCGGTAATGGTGTGAAGCTGGACAATCAGATCCAGATCGCCCACAACGTCCAGGTTGGCGACCACACCGCCATGGCGGCCTGCGTGGGTATCTCCGGCAGCACCAGGATCGGCAAGCACTGCATGCTCGCCGGTGGCGTGGGGCTGGTGGGGCACATCGATATCTGTGACAACGTTTTCCTGACCGGGATGACCATGGTGACCCACTCGATTACCGAGCCGGGTGCCTATTCCTCCGGTACGGCGATGCAGCCGGCGGCTGAATGGCGCAAGAGCGCGGCCCGTATTCGTCAGCTCGATGACATCGCGCGACGCCTGCGACAGCTGGAAAAGCGTGTAGGGGACGTGACCCCTGGCGGTAATGCTTCATCAGATGGCTGA
- the fabZ gene encoding 3-hydroxyacyl-ACP dehydratase FabZ — translation MMDINEIREYLPHRYPFLLVDRVVDLDIEGKRIRAYKNVSINEPFFNGHFPAHPIMPGVLIIEAMAQAAGILGFKIMDVKPADGTLYYFVGSDKLRFRQPVTPGDQLILEATFISCKRQIWKFECQASVDGKPVCSAEIICAERKL, via the coding sequence ATGATGGACATCAACGAGATTCGCGAGTACCTGCCTCACCGTTACCCGTTCCTGCTTGTGGATCGGGTAGTGGACCTGGATATTGAGGGCAAGCGCATTCGCGCCTACAAGAATGTCAGCATCAACGAGCCGTTCTTCAATGGTCACTTCCCTGCGCATCCCATCATGCCGGGCGTGCTGATCATCGAGGCCATGGCTCAAGCTGCCGGGATCCTTGGTTTCAAGATCATGGACGTGAAACCCGCGGACGGCACGCTCTACTACTTCGTCGGGTCCGACAAGTTGCGTTTCCGCCAGCCGGTGACCCCGGGCGATCAGTTGATCCTCGAAGCCACGTTCATCAGCTGCAAGCGCCAGATCTGGAAGTTCGAATGCCAGGCTTCGGTCGACGGCAAGCCTGTCTGCTCCGCTGAAATCATTTGCGCGGAACGCAAGCTATGA
- the lpxA gene encoding acyl-ACP--UDP-N-acetylglucosamine O-acyltransferase, translating into MSLIDPRAIIDPTAVLADGVEVGPWSIIGAGVEIGEGTVIGPHVVLKGPTRIGRHNRIYQFSTVGEDTPDLKYKGEETRLVIGDHNVIREGVTIHRGTVQDRSETTLGDHNLIMAYAHIGHDSVIGNHCILVNNTALAGHVHVDDWAILSGFTLVHQYCHIGAHSFSGMGTAIGKDVPAYVTVFGNPAEARSMNFEGMRRRGFSEEAVAALRRAYKVVYRQGLTVEQALVELAEASTQFPEVAVFRDSIQSSTRGITR; encoded by the coding sequence ATGAGTTTGATTGACCCTCGCGCAATCATCGATCCGACGGCCGTCCTGGCCGACGGCGTCGAGGTCGGCCCTTGGTCGATTATCGGCGCAGGTGTGGAAATCGGCGAGGGTACGGTGATCGGCCCGCACGTGGTGCTCAAGGGACCGACCCGGATCGGCCGGCACAATCGTATCTACCAGTTTTCTACGGTAGGTGAGGACACCCCCGATCTCAAATACAAGGGTGAAGAAACCCGCCTGGTCATCGGCGATCACAATGTGATCCGCGAGGGCGTGACGATTCACCGTGGCACCGTTCAGGATCGTTCCGAAACGACCCTGGGCGACCACAACCTGATCATGGCCTATGCCCACATCGGCCACGACAGCGTCATTGGCAACCATTGCATCCTGGTCAACAACACCGCACTGGCCGGCCATGTCCACGTGGACGACTGGGCGATCCTGTCTGGCTTCACCCTGGTTCACCAGTACTGCCATATCGGCGCCCACAGCTTTTCCGGCATGGGCACCGCCATCGGCAAGGACGTCCCGGCGTATGTCACCGTGTTCGGCAATCCGGCCGAGGCCCGCAGCATGAACTTCGAAGGCATGCGCCGTCGTGGCTTCAGCGAAGAAGCGGTTGCCGCGTTGCGCCGGGCCTACAAGGTTGTGTATCGCCAGGGCTTGACCGTAGAGCAGGCGCTCGTCGAGTTGGCCGAAGCATCGACCCAGTTCCCGGAAGTCG